The Pseudomonas asiatica genome has a segment encoding these proteins:
- a CDS encoding LysR family transcriptional regulator, whose amino-acid sequence MDELRKIDLNLLLALHALLSEKHVTRAALRLHRSQPAVSHALAQLRKHFDDPLLVRQNGRMALTARAQSLAKPLHDALGNLNGLLAAPQFEPAKAQRRFRLSLSDYSSRIILPPLLRHLRHVAPGVDLAISQASRETMLAQLLDGELDLALGIFPDLPQAITAQPLFTDSFISVADRQVLPASGGLALADWLARPHVLMAMHPDAFDEIERALAAQGLRRRIALALPHWSAAVEVLAGTDLILTVASRAVGSLHQQRTLRQFEPPLAIPSFDYQQAWHSRKDNDPGHRWLRETVWACSQPGR is encoded by the coding sequence ATGGATGAACTACGCAAGATCGACCTCAACCTGCTGCTCGCCCTGCACGCCCTGCTGAGCGAAAAGCACGTGACCCGCGCCGCCCTGCGCCTGCACCGCAGCCAACCGGCGGTAAGCCACGCCCTGGCGCAGTTGCGCAAGCACTTCGACGACCCCTTGCTGGTGCGCCAGAACGGCCGCATGGCCTTGACCGCCCGCGCCCAATCGCTGGCCAAACCGCTGCACGACGCCTTGGGCAACCTCAACGGCCTGCTTGCCGCCCCACAGTTCGAACCGGCCAAGGCCCAGCGTCGCTTCAGGCTCTCGCTGTCCGACTATTCCTCGCGGATCATCCTGCCACCCCTGCTGCGCCACCTGCGCCATGTCGCGCCCGGGGTGGACCTGGCCATCAGCCAGGCCAGCCGCGAAACCATGCTGGCCCAGTTGCTCGATGGTGAACTGGACCTGGCCCTGGGCATCTTCCCGGACCTGCCCCAGGCCATCACCGCGCAGCCGCTGTTCACCGACAGCTTCATCAGCGTTGCCGACCGCCAAGTGCTGCCGGCCAGCGGCGGCCTGGCCCTGGCCGACTGGCTGGCCCGCCCGCATGTGCTGATGGCCATGCACCCGGATGCCTTCGATGAAATCGAACGCGCCCTGGCCGCGCAAGGCCTGCGCCGGCGGATTGCCCTGGCCTTGCCGCACTGGAGTGCGGCGGTCGAGGTGCTGGCCGGCACCGACCTGATCCTGACCGTGGCCAGCCGCGCGGTGGGCTCGCTGCACCAGCAAAGGACATTGCGCCAGTTCGAGCCGCCACTGGCGATTCCTTCGTTCGATTACCAGCAAGCCTGGCATAGCCGCAAGGACAACGACCCCGGGCATCGCTGGCTGCGGGAAACCGTGTGGGCGTGCAGCCAGCCGGGGCGCTGA
- a CDS encoding DMT family transporter has protein sequence MFSKTLCLLVLPFALALLAGAVLPFQAAGNAAVGRALGHWLWGAFTSLTVSSLVVIAALLILRVPAPDMGKALQGPWWLWVGGVLGALYVAGAAALTPRLGAAGFLVLVVAGQIITAVVADHFGVMGLGGKPLNLARLAGVVLILCGVLLVQGTWAAGTPASATAVVKQPEG, from the coding sequence ATGTTCAGCAAGACCTTGTGCCTTCTGGTGCTTCCCTTTGCCCTGGCGTTGCTTGCTGGTGCCGTGCTGCCGTTCCAGGCTGCGGGTAATGCCGCCGTCGGCCGGGCGCTGGGGCACTGGTTGTGGGGTGCGTTCACGTCATTGACGGTAAGTTCGCTGGTAGTGATCGCCGCGCTGCTGATCCTCAGAGTGCCGGCGCCGGACATGGGCAAGGCCTTGCAGGGGCCCTGGTGGCTGTGGGTTGGCGGTGTGCTCGGGGCGTTGTACGTGGCCGGTGCCGCGGCGCTCACCCCCAGGCTGGGCGCAGCGGGTTTCCTGGTGCTGGTGGTGGCGGGGCAGATCATCACGGCGGTGGTCGCAGACCACTTCGGGGTGATGGGGTTGGGGGGCAAGCCGCTCAACCTGGCCAGGTTGGCGGGTGTGGTGCTGATCCTCTGCGGCGTGCTGCTGGTGCAGGGCACCTGGGCAGCAGGCACGCCGGCCAGTGCCACTGCCGTGGTGAAACAGCCGGAAGGCTGA
- a CDS encoding TonB-dependent receptor codes for MAKKSVAPASISMLGLLVVPAVHAAVQPESQGSLALPATAVTSAYEQQSYKASESRSAMKIDAPLRDIPQTVNVVPESVIKDQGAQSMEDVLKNVPGVGLSNGDGQRDQVTIRGFSAIGDMYIDGVRDDALYFRDLSNIERVEVIKGPAAVLYGRGSSGGLINSISKKPSFTPKREVGMSFDSEGKRRTQFDTGWADPQSNQAYRVTGAFEDSDTFRDDGYIDRKAIAPSAYFRLSDDLELNLGATYLYDKRLIDFGIPALGNRPVDVDRDKRFGSGDADQDYARSEVFSLTASLDYRINDDFTLTNTSRYYRYDLDRNNTLADSSPTRFVTAPDGELLVKLNRGNVARDEYGMFNQTELKQQAQLAGMQHNLLYGVEVGFQDKHQRVLSQNNVAQVPVYRDALVPVPEHAANLSSKGTNFQQTTGLYVQDMIELNEHWKALVGVRYDIFGQEYDDDRAQNVDLDRTDKTWSPRAGLVYQPDNIQSYYVSVSRSYQPSGEVFAVSPTNQHLEPEETTNYEIGAKWDLLDSRLSLTAAVFRLERTNMKTADPANPNLTVLAGEQRTDGFEATVSGQLTDKWQIYAGYAYLDAEITKSNSKTNGVANEGQTPTLTPRNSANVWLVRTLTPEWRVAAGANYVDERYTALDNVVVMPGYTTFDAALLYSVPQWDAALRLKNVFDRDYYASAHGSVDLITPGAPRTLEASFNYRF; via the coding sequence ATGGCAAAAAAGTCTGTTGCCCCGGCATCCATTTCCATGCTGGGCCTGCTGGTTGTGCCTGCTGTTCACGCGGCTGTCCAACCTGAATCGCAGGGTTCCCTCGCCTTGCCCGCCACTGCCGTCACCAGCGCCTACGAGCAGCAAAGCTACAAGGCCAGCGAAAGCCGCAGCGCCATGAAGATCGACGCCCCGCTGCGCGACATCCCGCAAACCGTCAACGTCGTGCCCGAAAGCGTGATCAAGGACCAGGGTGCGCAGTCCATGGAAGACGTGCTGAAGAACGTGCCCGGCGTCGGCCTGTCCAACGGCGACGGCCAGCGTGACCAGGTGACCATTCGCGGCTTCAGCGCCATTGGCGACATGTACATCGACGGCGTGCGCGACGACGCCCTGTACTTCCGTGACCTGTCCAACATCGAGCGGGTCGAGGTGATCAAGGGCCCTGCCGCCGTGCTGTATGGCCGTGGCTCTTCGGGCGGCCTGATCAACAGCATCAGCAAGAAGCCGAGCTTCACGCCCAAGCGCGAAGTCGGCATGAGCTTCGACAGCGAAGGCAAGCGCCGCACCCAGTTCGACACCGGCTGGGCCGACCCGCAAAGCAACCAGGCCTACCGCGTGACCGGCGCCTTCGAAGACAGCGACACCTTCCGCGACGATGGCTACATCGACCGCAAGGCCATCGCGCCGTCGGCCTACTTCCGCCTCTCCGACGACCTGGAACTGAACCTGGGCGCCACCTACCTGTACGACAAGCGCCTGATCGACTTCGGCATCCCGGCGCTGGGCAACCGCCCGGTAGATGTGGACCGCGACAAACGCTTCGGCTCCGGCGATGCCGACCAGGACTACGCCCGCAGCGAAGTGTTCTCGCTGACTGCCAGCCTGGACTACCGCATCAACGACGACTTCACCCTGACCAACACCAGCCGGTACTACCGCTACGACCTGGACCGCAACAACACCTTGGCCGACAGCAGCCCGACGCGCTTCGTCACCGCGCCTGACGGCGAACTGCTGGTCAAGCTCAACCGTGGCAACGTCGCCCGCGACGAGTACGGCATGTTCAACCAGACCGAACTCAAGCAGCAGGCGCAGCTTGCCGGCATGCAGCACAACCTGCTGTATGGCGTGGAAGTGGGCTTCCAGGACAAGCACCAGCGGGTGTTGAGCCAGAACAACGTGGCCCAGGTGCCGGTGTATCGCGACGCCCTGGTGCCGGTGCCGGAGCACGCCGCCAACCTGTCGTCCAAGGGCACCAACTTCCAGCAGACCACCGGCCTGTACGTGCAGGACATGATCGAGCTGAACGAGCACTGGAAGGCCCTGGTCGGCGTGCGTTATGACATCTTTGGCCAGGAGTACGACGACGACCGCGCGCAGAACGTAGACCTCGACCGTACCGACAAGACCTGGAGCCCACGTGCCGGCCTGGTCTACCAGCCGGATAACATCCAGTCCTACTATGTGTCGGTCAGCCGCAGCTACCAGCCTTCGGGCGAAGTGTTCGCGGTCAGCCCGACCAACCAGCACCTGGAGCCGGAAGAAACCACCAACTACGAAATCGGCGCCAAGTGGGACCTGCTCGACAGCCGCCTGTCGCTGACCGCAGCGGTATTCCGCCTCGAGCGCACCAACATGAAGACCGCCGACCCGGCCAACCCCAACCTGACCGTGCTGGCCGGCGAGCAGCGTACCGACGGCTTCGAAGCCACCGTCAGCGGGCAACTCACGGACAAGTGGCAGATCTACGCCGGCTACGCCTACCTGGATGCCGAGATCACCAAGTCCAACAGCAAGACCAACGGCGTTGCCAACGAAGGCCAGACCCCTACCCTGACGCCGCGCAACAGCGCCAACGTCTGGCTGGTGCGCACCCTGACCCCGGAATGGCGCGTGGCCGCCGGCGCCAACTACGTCGACGAGCGCTACACCGCACTCGACAACGTGGTGGTGATGCCGGGCTACACCACCTTCGACGCTGCGCTGCTGTACAGCGTGCCGCAGTGGGACGCAGCACTGCGCCTGAAGAACGTGTTCGACCGTGACTACTATGCCTCCGCGCACGGTTCGGTGGACCTGATCACCCCGGGTGCACCGCGTACGCTGGAAGCCAGCTTCAACTACCGCTTCTGA
- a CDS encoding class I SAM-dependent methyltransferase, whose amino-acid sequence MSTPLDTNALKARQQAAWASGDYAVIGTTLQLVGERLAEACDLRWDEQVLDVAAGNGNATLAAARRGCRVTSTDYVPELLKRGEERARAEHLNVVFQTADAEALPFADGTFDAVLSTFGVMFAPDQAQAARELGRVCRPGGRIGLANWTPQGFVGQMFKTLGRHVPPPAGALPPSRWGDEEQLRVMFEGALGELKVSRQHFNFRYRSAAHFIEVFRTWYGPVHKAFASLEPEAAGALERDLAQLLNESNVGGASSLVVPSEYLEVVIIRG is encoded by the coding sequence ATGAGCACCCCTTTGGATACCAATGCCCTCAAAGCCCGCCAGCAAGCCGCGTGGGCCAGTGGCGACTACGCGGTAATCGGCACCACCCTGCAACTGGTTGGCGAGCGCCTGGCCGAAGCCTGTGACCTGCGCTGGGACGAGCAGGTGCTGGATGTCGCCGCCGGCAACGGCAATGCGACCCTGGCTGCTGCCCGGCGCGGCTGCCGTGTCACCTCCACCGACTATGTGCCCGAGCTGCTAAAGCGCGGTGAAGAACGTGCGCGGGCCGAGCACCTCAATGTGGTGTTCCAGACTGCCGATGCCGAAGCGCTGCCGTTTGCCGATGGAACATTCGATGCGGTGCTGTCCACCTTCGGCGTGATGTTCGCGCCCGACCAGGCCCAGGCCGCGCGTGAACTGGGCCGGGTGTGCCGGCCCGGCGGCCGGATCGGCCTGGCCAACTGGACCCCGCAAGGGTTCGTCGGGCAGATGTTCAAGACCCTCGGGCGGCATGTACCGCCACCAGCCGGGGCTCTGCCGCCTTCACGCTGGGGTGATGAAGAACAGTTGCGCGTGATGTTCGAGGGGGCGCTGGGCGAATTGAAGGTCAGCCGCCAGCACTTCAACTTCCGCTATCGCTCGGCGGCGCATTTCATCGAGGTGTTCCGCACCTGGTACGGGCCGGTGCACAAAGCGTTTGCCTCGCTGGAGCCGGAAGCTGCCGGGGCGCTGGAGCGGGATCTGGCGCAATTGCTGAATGAAAGCAATGTGGGCGGCGCGTCGTCGTTGGTGGTGCCGAGTGAGTACCTTGAAGTGGTGATCATTCGAGGTTGA
- a CDS encoding IS110 family transposase, whose translation MELCTTICVDLAKQVFQLAGEDATGRVIYEDRIKSRQAFHDFLLRLPATVTVLMECGPGAQAWARLLQAKGNAVRILPAQRVAEHRSGAKNDRNDTHAILRAGRDTSIASISIKSTTALAIQALHRIRRGNIKRHTALGNQIRGLLLEHGVSMPQGDAAIGKHVPRSLEDASLPLPDLLRELLDELLTDWLSLGERIAGLSRRLEATAREDKVAQRLVTIRGVGPIIATAIVAKQTEPSRFASGRMYSAFFGIVPDQHSSGNKVRLGRMSKRGDGYIRSLMIQGAHAVLSQLRPDSDQPDDRRLLRWLSRLGRKEAAIRLANRNLRIIWALLQNDQVYQHKPNSNPEAAMSL comes from the coding sequence GTGGAGCTTTGCACAACCATCTGTGTAGACCTGGCCAAGCAGGTCTTTCAGTTAGCAGGCGAGGATGCTACCGGTCGGGTGATCTACGAAGATCGCATCAAATCCCGTCAGGCCTTTCATGATTTCCTGCTCAGGTTGCCAGCGACAGTGACCGTCTTGATGGAGTGCGGCCCAGGTGCACAAGCCTGGGCAAGGCTGCTGCAGGCCAAAGGTAATGCGGTTCGCATCCTGCCTGCGCAACGAGTCGCCGAACACCGCAGCGGCGCGAAGAACGACCGTAACGACACCCATGCCATTTTGCGCGCCGGTCGCGATACCAGTATTGCCTCGATATCGATCAAGAGCACCACAGCACTGGCTATTCAAGCACTGCACCGTATCCGCCGCGGCAACATCAAGCGGCATACCGCGCTGGGTAACCAGATACGTGGTTTGCTGCTTGAGCATGGCGTATCCATGCCACAGGGCGACGCTGCGATTGGTAAGCATGTGCCGCGGTCTCTTGAGGATGCCTCTTTACCTTTGCCCGACCTATTGCGTGAGTTGCTCGATGAGCTGTTGACGGACTGGCTGTCTCTGGGTGAACGCATTGCGGGGCTCAGTAGACGGCTCGAAGCGACAGCCCGGGAGGATAAAGTCGCACAGCGACTGGTCACCATTCGTGGCGTAGGCCCTATCATCGCCACGGCGATCGTGGCGAAACAGACCGAGCCCAGCCGCTTCGCCAGTGGCCGAATGTATTCCGCCTTCTTCGGTATCGTGCCCGATCAGCACAGCAGTGGAAACAAAGTCAGATTGGGCAGGATGAGCAAGCGAGGTGACGGCTACATACGTAGCCTGATGATCCAGGGCGCACATGCTGTCTTGAGTCAGCTAAGGCCTGATTCCGATCAGCCAGACGATCGCCGCCTCTTGCGCTGGCTATCCCGCCTTGGGCGCAAGGAAGCGGCGATCAGACTGGCTAATCGAAATCTGCGCATTATCTGGGCCCTGTTACAGAACGACCAGGTCTATCAACACAAACCGAACAGCAACCCGGAGGCTGCCATGAGCCTCTGA
- a CDS encoding OsmC domain/YcaO domain-containing protein: MEIKVNFLDNLRLEAKFDDFTVIADQPIRYKGDGSAPGPFDYFLASSALCAAYFVKLYCQTRDIPTENIRLSQNNIVDPENRYNQVFKIQVELPEDISEKDRQGILRSIDRCTVKKVVQTGPEFVIEVVDNLDADAQGLLMPVADTSTYIPGKDLPLEQTIANMSGILAGLGMKIEIASWRNIVPNVWSLHVRDAQSPMCFTNGKGATKEAALASALGEFIERLNCNFFYNDQFWGEELANAPFVHYPNEQWFKPGPRDALPAEILDEHCLAIYNPDGELRGSHLYDTNSGNTARGICSLPFVRQSDQQVVYFPSNLIENLFLSNGMSAGNTLAEAQVQCLSEIFERAVKREILEGELCLPDVPREVLAKYPAIVAGIQGLEEQGFPVLVKDASLGGEFPVMCVTLMNPRTGGVFASFGAHPSLEVALERSLTELLQGRSFEGLNDLPQPTFESHALTEPNNFVEHFIDSSGVVSWRFFSAKADFEFVEWDFSGHGEDSNVQEAATLFGILEDLGKEVYMAVYDNLGATACRILVPGYSEIYPVEDLIWDNTNRALSFRADILNLHSLDNRSLKLLLKRLDNCDVDDYTTITTLIGVEFDENTVWGQLTILELKLLICLAVQRFEDAKELVEAFLQFNDNTVERGLFYQALNVVLEVLLDDELEMDDYEANFRRMFGNPRMDAVLGSVDGSVRFHGLTPTSMKLEGLDRHLRLIESYKKLHAARAKLA, encoded by the coding sequence ATGGAAATCAAGGTTAATTTTCTCGACAATCTCCGTCTCGAAGCCAAGTTCGACGACTTCACGGTGATCGCCGACCAACCGATCCGCTACAAGGGTGATGGCTCGGCCCCGGGGCCGTTCGACTATTTCCTGGCGTCTTCGGCCTTGTGCGCGGCTTACTTCGTCAAGCTGTACTGCCAGACCCGCGACATCCCTACCGAAAACATTCGCCTGTCGCAGAACAACATCGTCGACCCGGAAAACCGCTACAACCAGGTCTTCAAGATCCAGGTCGAGCTGCCCGAGGACATTTCCGAGAAGGACCGCCAAGGCATCCTGCGCTCCATCGACCGCTGCACGGTGAAGAAGGTGGTGCAGACCGGCCCCGAGTTCGTGATCGAAGTGGTCGACAACCTCGATGCCGATGCCCAGGGCCTGCTGATGCCGGTGGCGGACACCAGCACCTACATCCCCGGCAAGGACCTGCCGCTGGAGCAGACCATCGCCAACATGTCGGGCATCCTCGCCGGGCTGGGGATGAAGATCGAGATCGCCTCGTGGCGCAACATCGTGCCCAACGTGTGGTCGCTGCATGTGCGCGACGCCCAGTCGCCGATGTGCTTCACCAACGGCAAGGGCGCGACCAAGGAGGCCGCGCTGGCCTCGGCGCTGGGCGAGTTCATCGAGCGGCTGAACTGCAACTTCTTCTATAACGACCAGTTCTGGGGCGAGGAGCTGGCCAACGCGCCGTTCGTGCACTACCCGAACGAGCAGTGGTTCAAACCCGGCCCGCGTGATGCGCTGCCGGCCGAGATCCTCGATGAGCACTGCCTGGCAATCTACAACCCGGACGGCGAGCTGCGTGGCTCGCACCTGTACGACACCAACTCGGGCAACACCGCGCGCGGCATCTGCTCGTTGCCGTTCGTGCGCCAGTCCGACCAGCAGGTGGTGTACTTCCCGTCCAACCTGATCGAGAACCTGTTCCTCAGCAACGGCATGAGCGCCGGCAACACCCTGGCCGAGGCGCAGGTGCAGTGCCTGTCGGAAATCTTCGAGCGTGCCGTGAAGCGTGAAATCCTCGAAGGCGAGCTGTGCCTGCCGGATGTGCCGCGGGAAGTGCTGGCCAAGTACCCGGCCATCGTCGCCGGTATCCAGGGCCTGGAAGAGCAGGGCTTCCCGGTGCTGGTCAAGGATGCGTCGCTGGGTGGCGAGTTCCCGGTGATGTGCGTGACCTTGATGAACCCGCGCACCGGCGGCGTGTTCGCTTCGTTCGGCGCCCACCCGAGCCTGGAAGTGGCGCTGGAGCGCAGCCTCACCGAACTGCTGCAGGGCCGCAGCTTCGAAGGCTTGAACGACCTGCCGCAACCGACCTTCGAAAGCCATGCGCTGACCGAGCCGAACAACTTCGTCGAGCACTTCATCGACTCCAGTGGCGTGGTGTCGTGGCGCTTCTTCAGTGCCAAGGCCGACTTCGAGTTCGTCGAGTGGGACTTCTCCGGCCACGGCGAGGACTCCAACGTGCAGGAAGCCGCGACCCTGTTCGGCATCCTCGAGGACCTGGGCAAGGAAGTGTACATGGCGGTGTACGACAACCTTGGCGCCACCGCCTGCCGCATCCTGGTGCCGGGTTACTCGGAGATCTACCCGGTCGAGGACCTGATCTGGGACAACACCAACCGCGCCTTGTCGTTCCGCGCCGACATCCTCAACCTGCACAGCCTGGACAACCGTTCCCTCAAGCTGCTGCTCAAGCGCCTGGACAACTGCGATGTGGATGACTACACCACCATCACCACGCTGATCGGCGTGGAGTTCGACGAGAACACGGTGTGGGGCCAGCTGACGATTCTCGAGTTGAAGCTGCTGATCTGCCTGGCGGTACAGCGCTTCGAGGACGCCAAGGAACTGGTCGAGGCGTTCCTGCAGTTCAACGACAACACCGTCGAGCGTGGCCTGTTCTACCAGGCGCTGAATGTGGTGCTGGAAGTGCTGCTGGACGACGAACTGGAAATGGACGACTACGAAGCCAACTTCCGCCGCATGTTCGGTAACCCGCGCATGGACGCGGTGCTGGGTTCGGTGGACGGCAGCGTGCGCTTCCATGGCCTGACCCCGACCAGCATGAAGCTCGAAGGCCTCGATCGCCACCTGCGCCTGATCGAAAGCTACAAGAAGCTGCACGCGGCCCGGGCCAAACTGGCCTGA
- a CDS encoding (2Fe-2S)-binding protein → MELRINQKTYQVEADADTPLLWVIRDDLGLTGTKYGCGLAQCGACSVLVDGNVVRACVTPVAGVVGREVTTIEAIEADAVGKRVVAAWVEHQVAQCGYCQSGQVMAATALLKHTPKPSDAQIEAAMVNLCRCGTYNAIHAAVHGLAQGEKA, encoded by the coding sequence ATGGAACTACGCATCAACCAGAAGACCTACCAGGTCGAGGCAGACGCCGACACGCCCCTGCTGTGGGTGATCCGCGATGACCTGGGGCTGACCGGCACCAAGTATGGCTGCGGCCTGGCCCAGTGCGGCGCCTGTTCGGTGCTGGTGGACGGCAACGTAGTGCGCGCCTGCGTCACCCCGGTGGCCGGAGTGGTCGGGCGCGAGGTGACCACCATCGAGGCGATCGAGGCCGATGCCGTGGGCAAACGGGTGGTCGCGGCCTGGGTCGAGCACCAGGTGGCCCAGTGCGGCTACTGCCAGTCCGGCCAGGTAATGGCGGCCACGGCGCTGCTCAAGCACACGCCCAAGCCCAGTGACGCGCAGATCGAGGCAGCCATGGTCAACCTGTGCCGCTGCGGCACCTACAACGCCATCCATGCCGCCGTGCATGGGCTGGCCCAAGGGGAGAAGGCCTGA
- a CDS encoding xanthine dehydrogenase family protein molybdopterin-binding subunit, with product MNTPVDTPAELLRLQLGETVNLSRRRFLAGTAVGALVLGFGLPMGSARVQAAAAATPERGTQVPAFLEIRPDGKVRLLSPFMEGGQGPFTAMAQIVGEELDVDPANFVVDSAPPGEAYVVMENGMRITGGSMSVRMSYPTMRRLGALARAMLLQAGAEQLGVPVEELSTTPGHVVHTTTGRSIPYGELAGRAMDLPVPDPASVKLRDPSQFRWIGKPVRRLDAYDKSTGKAVYSIDIKVDGMLHAAVQHAPRLGMTVGSLRNEDQVKAMKGVHSVHQLPGAVAVVAERWWHAKRAVEAIQVDWKEPAADSPVRPMPADFSSDGWREHLATVTGPARDDENQGDVAGMLASAKTRVEATYHNQYLNHAQLEPPSALARFNPDGTLEVWLPNQAPDMFRDDIAKRTGLAPAQITLHSPLLGGFFGRHFLYDSANPYPQAIALAKAVGRPVKLIWSREEEFLRDVLRPVAVVKFRAGLDADGLPVALEAVSATEGPTEAIAGKQGEKLDPTALEGLSGKSYAIANKRIAQIYVKGPAMLGYWRSVGNSLNDFFYESFLDELADKGGKDPFELRLHLLRDNQRLTNLLQAVAELSGGWKRGPFTAEDGSKRARGVAMASPFGSEAAVIAEVSIENGQVKVHDIWQAIDPGSIVNPAIIEHQVNGAVALGLSQTLLEEAVYVDGKPRARNYDLYPILPPSRMARVHVRIVESGAKMGGIGEPPLPAVAPAVANAVALLTGQRVRSLPLSRHTFS from the coding sequence ATGAACACACCAGTCGATACCCCCGCCGAACTGCTCAGGCTGCAACTGGGCGAAACGGTCAACCTGTCGCGTCGGCGCTTTCTTGCCGGCACGGCTGTCGGTGCCCTGGTGCTGGGTTTCGGCCTGCCCATGGGGTCGGCCCGCGTGCAGGCAGCCGCCGCAGCGACCCCGGAGCGCGGCACCCAGGTGCCGGCGTTTCTGGAGATCCGCCCGGACGGCAAAGTGCGCCTGCTCAGCCCGTTCATGGAAGGTGGCCAAGGCCCCTTCACTGCCATGGCGCAGATCGTTGGTGAAGAGCTGGACGTCGACCCGGCCAATTTCGTGGTCGACAGCGCGCCGCCCGGCGAAGCTTATGTAGTGATGGAAAATGGCATGCGCATCACCGGCGGCAGCATGTCGGTGCGCATGAGCTACCCGACCATGCGCCGCCTGGGCGCCCTCGCCCGGGCCATGCTGCTGCAGGCGGGCGCCGAGCAGCTGGGCGTGCCGGTCGAAGAACTCTCCACCACGCCGGGCCACGTGGTACATACCACGACTGGCCGCTCCATCCCCTACGGTGAACTGGCCGGGCGGGCCATGGACCTGCCGGTGCCGGACCCGGCCAGCGTCAAGCTGCGCGACCCCAGCCAGTTTCGCTGGATCGGCAAGCCGGTACGTCGCCTGGATGCCTACGACAAGTCCACCGGCAAGGCTGTGTACAGCATCGATATCAAGGTTGACGGCATGCTCCACGCTGCCGTGCAGCACGCGCCGCGCCTGGGCATGACCGTCGGCAGCCTGCGCAACGAAGACCAGGTAAAGGCCATGAAGGGCGTGCATTCGGTGCATCAGCTGCCGGGTGCCGTGGCGGTGGTTGCCGAACGCTGGTGGCACGCCAAGCGCGCGGTCGAAGCCATTCAGGTGGACTGGAAGGAGCCCGCGGCCGATAGCCCGGTACGGCCAATGCCGGCCGACTTCTCCAGCGATGGCTGGCGCGAGCACCTGGCCACGGTCACGGGCCCGGCGCGCGACGACGAAAACCAGGGCGATGTGGCCGGCATGCTGGCCAGTGCCAAGACCCGGGTCGAGGCAACCTACCACAACCAGTACCTCAACCACGCCCAGCTGGAACCACCATCGGCACTGGCGCGCTTCAACCCGGACGGCACCCTGGAGGTGTGGCTGCCCAACCAGGCACCGGACATGTTCCGTGATGACATTGCCAAGCGCACCGGCCTGGCCCCGGCGCAGATCACCCTGCATTCGCCGTTGCTGGGTGGTTTCTTTGGCCGCCACTTCCTGTACGACTCGGCCAACCCCTACCCACAGGCCATTGCCCTGGCCAAGGCGGTCGGCCGGCCGGTGAAACTTATCTGGAGCCGCGAAGAGGAATTCCTCCGCGATGTGCTGCGCCCGGTCGCCGTGGTGAAGTTCCGCGCCGGGCTGGATGCCGACGGCCTGCCGGTGGCCCTCGAAGCCGTGAGCGCCACCGAAGGCCCGACCGAAGCCATCGCTGGCAAGCAAGGCGAAAAACTCGACCCGACCGCGCTCGAAGGGCTGTCGGGCAAGTCCTACGCCATCGCCAACAAGCGCATCGCGCAGATCTACGTGAAAGGCCCGGCGATGCTCGGCTACTGGCGCTCGGTGGGCAACTCGCTGAACGACTTCTTCTATGAATCGTTCCTCGACGAACTGGCCGACAAAGGCGGCAAGGACCCGTTCGAACTGCGCCTGCACCTGCTGCGGGACAACCAGCGCCTGACCAACCTGTTGCAGGCCGTCGCCGAACTGTCCGGCGGCTGGAAACGTGGGCCGTTCACCGCCGAGGATGGCAGCAAACGAGCGCGTGGCGTGGCCATGGCCTCGCCGTTCGGCTCGGAGGCAGCGGTCATTGCCGAGGTGTCGATCGAGAATGGCCAGGTCAAGGTGCACGACATCTGGCAGGCCATCGACCCGGGCAGCATCGTCAACCCGGCGATCATCGAGCACCAGGTCAACGGCGCCGTCGCCCTGGGCCTGTCGCAGACACTGCTGGAAGAAGCGGTGTACGTGGATGGCAAGCCGCGCGCGCGCAACTACGACCTGTACCCGATCCTGCCGCCGTCGCGCATGGCCAGGGTACATGTGCGCATTGTCGAAAGCGGGGCGAAGATGGGCGGCATCGGCGAGCCACCGTTGCCCGCAGTGGCACCGGCGGTGGCCAACGCAGTCGCACTGCTGACCGGCCAGCGCGTGCGCAGCCTGCCATTGAGCCGCCATACCTTCAGCTGA